From Amycolatopsis sp. cg9, one genomic window encodes:
- a CDS encoding TetR family transcriptional regulator C-terminal domain-containing protein: MAVHAEAPRGSLQHYFPGGKDQLIAEAVAWAGDYAARRVARVVTRIEDPTPGKLFAAMAGQWRDQFTDDGFDAGCPLVATVADAAATSDSLREAVGKAFDGWQRPVATALEQLGVPPARSTSLAVLMLSTLEGAIVLARAHRDVAPLETVVEELRPLLDGAVDRRRRREI, encoded by the coding sequence GTGGCCGTCCACGCCGAAGCCCCGCGGGGGTCCCTGCAGCACTACTTCCCGGGCGGTAAGGACCAGCTGATCGCCGAAGCCGTCGCGTGGGCCGGCGACTACGCCGCCCGCCGGGTGGCGCGCGTCGTCACCCGGATCGAGGACCCGACACCGGGCAAGCTCTTCGCGGCGATGGCCGGCCAGTGGCGAGACCAGTTCACCGACGACGGCTTCGACGCGGGCTGCCCGCTGGTCGCGACGGTCGCCGACGCGGCGGCCACGAGCGACAGCCTCCGCGAAGCGGTCGGCAAGGCCTTCGACGGCTGGCAGCGCCCGGTCGCGACGGCCCTCGAACAGCTCGGCGTCCCCCCGGCCCGCAGCACCTCGCTGGCGGTCCTCATGCTCAGCACCCTGGAGGGCGCGATCGTCCTGGCCCGCGCCCACCGGGACGTCGCACCGCTCGAGACGGTGGTCGAGGAACTGCGCCCCCTGCTGGACGGCGCCGTCGACCGGCGGCGCCGCCGCGAGATCTGA
- a CDS encoding ATP-binding protein: protein MLLDKFVFDGEPAQVRRVRAWVRERLAAAEEVPDEVAADVVLIAGELAANAVRHARGPVRALLTCADSAVWIGVEDAGGAAWFDPAAPDVAPVGTGLALVAACSRRRGHFHRADGGKTVWAEIPIGT, encoded by the coding sequence ATGCTGCTGGACAAGTTCGTCTTCGACGGGGAGCCCGCGCAGGTCCGCCGGGTCCGCGCCTGGGTGCGCGAGCGCTTGGCCGCGGCCGAAGAGGTCCCGGACGAGGTCGCGGCGGACGTCGTGCTGATCGCGGGGGAGCTGGCCGCGAACGCCGTCCGCCACGCGAGGGGACCGGTGCGCGCGCTGCTGACGTGCGCGGACTCCGCGGTGTGGATCGGCGTCGAGGACGCGGGCGGAGCGGCGTGGTTCGACCCGGCGGCCCCCGACGTGGCCCCGGTCGGCACCGGACTGGCGCTCGTCGCCGCGTGCAGCCGACGGCGGGGCCACTTCCACCGCGCGGACGGCGGCAAGACGGTCTGGGCGGAGATCCCGATCGGCACCTGA
- a CDS encoding N-acetyltransferase family protein: protein MTTVIEIREAGDADRECVGALVEACSPASLRRRFLMGGPAEPAEVFRRYQRFLLAGPPDGVALLAYRGGTPVGLLNFASETPGTAEIGILVADAWQRQGVGTALSRRLWASGRWPGWTVRATVQSGNAGAEALLLGQGFRPVPSYERGERDFALVVPDWAIMTDVMKEAADDEDAARADGAQRRAAGADPRCRGDRHAGRGRPRRSPAGVPAALLPGR, encoded by the coding sequence ATGACCACCGTCATAGAGATCCGCGAAGCCGGCGACGCCGATCGCGAGTGCGTCGGCGCGCTGGTCGAGGCCTGCTCTCCCGCCAGCCTGCGGCGCCGCTTCCTCATGGGCGGTCCCGCCGAGCCGGCCGAGGTCTTCCGGCGCTACCAGCGGTTCCTGCTCGCGGGGCCGCCGGACGGCGTCGCGCTGCTCGCGTACCGGGGCGGCACGCCGGTGGGCCTGCTCAACTTCGCCTCGGAGACCCCGGGGACCGCCGAGATCGGCATCCTGGTCGCCGATGCGTGGCAGCGGCAGGGCGTCGGCACCGCGCTGAGCCGCCGGCTGTGGGCGTCCGGGCGGTGGCCGGGCTGGACCGTGCGGGCCACCGTCCAGTCCGGGAACGCCGGTGCCGAAGCGCTGCTGCTGGGGCAGGGCTTCCGGCCGGTGCCGTCGTACGAGCGGGGCGAGCGCGACTTCGCGCTGGTCGTCCCCGACTGGGCTATCATGACGGACGTCATGAAGGAGGCAGCCGATGACGAGGACGCCGCGCGAGCGGATGGTGCTCAGCGCCGCGCAGCTGGTGCGGATCCACGGTGTCGGGGCGACCGGCATGCGGGACGTGGCCGTCCACGCCGAAGCCCCGCGGGGGTCCCTGCAGCACTACTTCCCGGGCGGTAA
- a CDS encoding YceI family protein: MTSATTYPQLTGEYTLDAAHSRIGFVARHAMVTKVRGSFNEFTGAATIDGDAPEKSSVQVTIQAHSIDTRNADRDGHLKSNDFLSMDEYPQITFTSTEIKQTGETSFDVTGDLTIKDVTRSVTVPFEFEGSAKDPFGNDRIGFEGSTTISRKDYGITWNAALETGGVLVSDKVTLEFEISAIKNA, encoded by the coding sequence ATGACCAGCGCGACCACCTACCCCCAGCTGACCGGCGAATACACCCTCGACGCCGCCCACTCGCGGATCGGGTTCGTCGCCCGCCACGCGATGGTGACCAAGGTGCGCGGCAGCTTCAACGAGTTCACGGGTGCCGCGACGATCGACGGCGACGCGCCGGAGAAGTCGAGCGTCCAGGTGACCATCCAGGCCCACAGCATCGACACCCGCAACGCGGACCGCGACGGGCACCTGAAGAGCAACGACTTCCTGTCGATGGACGAGTACCCGCAGATCACCTTCACCTCGACCGAGATCAAGCAGACCGGCGAGACCTCCTTCGACGTCACCGGTGACCTGACCATCAAGGACGTCACCCGCTCGGTGACCGTCCCGTTCGAGTTCGAGGGCTCCGCGAAGGACCCGTTCGGCAACGACCGCATCGGCTTCGAAGGCTCCACCACGATCAGCCGCAAGGACTACGGCATCACCTGGAACGCCGCCCTCGAGACCGGTGGCGTGCTGGTGAGCGACAAGGTCACCCTCGAGTTCGAGATCTCCGCGATCAAGAACGCCTGA
- a CDS encoding epoxide hydrolase family protein, giving the protein MDPFRIDVPQADLDELHHRLARTRWPGELPGAGWAYGVSEPHLRELAEYWRTGFDWRAQEARLNALPQFTTTIDGQRVHFLHVRSPEPGAKPLIMTHGWPSTVADFLDVIGPLTDPRAHGADPADAFHLVAPSVPGFAFSGPTAEPGWNTRRTARAWVELMRRLGYERYGAQGGDFGSIVSPELGRVAPSSVLGVHVNAVANAGVPTAPGDLERLSEEDRKRARENEVWWYAHSGYATQMATRPQTLAYALNDSPAGQLAWNLEWFVDWDPAATRQTAVSWDAILTDVTIFWLTGTAGSAARLYLETGQDGWGERPPPSGVPTAVANFRGDHALRGLAELSNTVTRWSEYDAGGHFASLQAPDVLVRDIREFFREL; this is encoded by the coding sequence ATGGATCCCTTCCGCATCGACGTCCCGCAGGCCGACCTCGACGAACTGCACCACCGGCTCGCCCGCACGCGCTGGCCGGGCGAGCTGCCCGGCGCCGGGTGGGCGTACGGCGTCAGCGAGCCCCACCTCCGCGAGCTGGCCGAGTACTGGCGCACCGGCTTCGACTGGCGCGCGCAGGAGGCGCGGCTCAACGCGCTTCCGCAGTTCACCACCACGATCGACGGGCAGCGCGTGCACTTCCTCCACGTCCGCTCCCCCGAACCCGGCGCGAAGCCGCTGATCATGACCCACGGCTGGCCGAGCACGGTCGCGGACTTCCTCGACGTCATCGGCCCGCTCACCGACCCGCGCGCCCACGGCGCCGACCCGGCCGACGCGTTCCACCTCGTCGCCCCTTCGGTCCCCGGCTTCGCGTTCTCCGGCCCGACGGCCGAGCCGGGCTGGAACACGCGCCGCACGGCCCGCGCGTGGGTCGAGCTGATGCGGCGCCTGGGTTACGAGCGCTACGGCGCCCAGGGCGGCGACTTCGGCAGCATCGTCTCGCCCGAACTCGGCCGCGTCGCGCCGTCGTCGGTGCTCGGGGTGCACGTCAACGCCGTCGCGAACGCCGGGGTGCCGACCGCGCCGGGCGACCTCGAGCGACTGTCCGAAGAGGACCGGAAGCGGGCGCGGGAGAACGAGGTGTGGTGGTACGCCCACTCGGGTTACGCCACGCAGATGGCCACCCGCCCGCAGACGCTGGCCTACGCGCTCAACGACTCCCCGGCCGGGCAGCTCGCATGGAACCTGGAGTGGTTCGTGGACTGGGATCCCGCGGCGACGCGGCAGACGGCAGTGTCGTGGGACGCGATCCTGACCGACGTGACGATCTTCTGGCTCACCGGCACCGCCGGCTCGGCGGCCCGCCTCTACCTGGAGACGGGCCAGGACGGCTGGGGCGAGCGCCCACCCCCGTCCGGCGTCCCGACGGCGGTGGCGAACTTCCGCGGCGACCACGCGTTGCGGGGACTGGCCGAGCTGTCGAACACGGTGACGCGGTGGTCGGAGTACGACGCCGGCGGGCACTTCGCGTCGCTGCAGGCACCGGACGTGCTGGTGCGCGACATCCGCGAGTTCTTCCGGGAGCTCTAG
- a CDS encoding IS481 family transposase: MSHPNATLTPRTRLRLARLIVEQGWTCAEAAKMFMVAAKTAAKWAWRYRAEGVAGMADRSSRPHHSPARTPRPVVRAIVRLRWWHRLGPVQIAGRLGLPASTVHAMLVRCRINRLSRIDRVTGEPLRRYEHDHPGSLIHVDVTKFGNIPDGGGHRFVGRAQGDRNKRATPNLPRGADRKPRTGTAFVHTVIDDHSRVAYAEIHTDETAATATAVLRRAVAWFADLGVTVERVLSDNGSAYRSHAWSDTCTELEITPKRTRPYRPQTNGKIERFHGTLAEGWAYARFYPTETLRRAALPGWLHFYNHHRPHSSTGGKPPVTRLTNLPGHHI; the protein is encoded by the coding sequence GTGTCCCACCCTAACGCCACCTTGACCCCACGCACCCGACTCCGGCTTGCGCGCCTGATCGTCGAGCAGGGCTGGACCTGCGCCGAAGCAGCGAAGATGTTCATGGTCGCGGCCAAGACCGCCGCGAAGTGGGCCTGGCGTTACCGGGCCGAAGGCGTGGCCGGGATGGCTGATCGCAGCAGCCGTCCCCACCACAGCCCGGCCCGCACCCCGAGGCCGGTGGTGCGGGCGATCGTGCGGCTGCGGTGGTGGCACCGGCTGGGTCCGGTCCAGATCGCCGGCCGGCTCGGGCTGCCCGCCTCGACGGTGCACGCGATGCTGGTGCGCTGCCGGATCAACCGCCTGTCCCGCATCGACCGGGTCACCGGCGAACCCTTGCGCCGCTACGAACACGACCATCCCGGCTCGCTGATCCATGTCGATGTCACCAAGTTCGGCAACATCCCCGACGGTGGCGGGCACCGCTTTGTCGGACGCGCCCAAGGCGACCGCAACAAACGCGCCACCCCGAACCTGCCCCGCGGCGCCGACCGCAAACCCCGCACCGGCACCGCCTTCGTGCATACCGTCATCGACGACCACTCCCGCGTCGCCTACGCCGAAATCCACACCGACGAAACCGCCGCCACCGCCACCGCGGTGCTGCGCCGGGCTGTGGCCTGGTTCGCCGACCTCGGCGTCACCGTCGAGCGGGTCCTGTCCGACAACGGCTCGGCCTATCGGTCGCACGCCTGGAGTGATACCTGCACCGAGCTGGAGATCACCCCGAAACGGACCCGGCCCTACCGGCCGCAGACCAACGGCAAGATCGAACGGTTCCATGGAACCCTCGCCGAAGGCTGGGCCTACGCCCGGTTCTACCCCACGGAAACCCTGCGGCGGGCGGCGTTACCGGGCTGGTTGCACTTCTACAATCATCACCGACCCCACAGCTCAACCGGCGGCAAGCCGCCGGTCACCCGCCTGACCAACCTCCCTGGACATCACATCTAG
- a CDS encoding GNAT family N-acetyltransferase, whose product MPSHLGTERLLLRPWAEPDADDLRALHAERGKGTPALGEMRELIAKMAAAATGIALLPIQRRAEGDFIGYCGLIVGRATLEEPEIAYELFRRAHGNGYATEAAAAVLEAATATGRKRLWATVGAENTPSFRVLEKLGFERDHVSAEDSGAVVWLTRSLG is encoded by the coding sequence ATGCCGTCCCACCTCGGGACCGAGCGCTTGCTCCTGCGCCCGTGGGCCGAGCCGGACGCCGATGACCTGCGCGCCCTGCACGCCGAACGCGGCAAGGGAACGCCCGCGCTCGGGGAGATGCGGGAACTCATCGCGAAGATGGCGGCCGCGGCTACGGGGATCGCCCTGCTGCCCATCCAGCGCCGTGCCGAAGGCGACTTCATCGGCTATTGCGGGCTGATCGTCGGCCGCGCCACCCTCGAGGAACCCGAGATCGCGTACGAGCTCTTCCGGCGCGCGCACGGAAACGGGTACGCCACCGAGGCGGCCGCCGCGGTGCTCGAAGCCGCGACGGCCACCGGGCGGAAGCGGCTCTGGGCGACTGTCGGGGCGGAGAACACGCCGTCGTTCCGCGTCCTCGAGAAGCTCGGGTTCGAGCGGGACCACGTGTCCGCGGAAGACAGTGGTGCGGTCGTCTGGCTGACCCGCTCGCTGGGCTAG
- a CDS encoding TetR/AcrR family transcriptional regulator, with the protein MSPVNKQLTAKGAATRQRIVEGAAQEIRERGVAVTTLDDIRARTGTSKSQLFHYFPGGKEDLLLEVARYEADQVIAAQQPQLGGLTSWAAWRRWRDTVVSHYTERGQHCPLNVLISQLGRATPGAQKVVGEMLEQWRREIAAGIRHLQAAGEVAADTDAERTAAALLAGIQGGVVVMLSTGRIDHLEAALDVGIENLRASGNR; encoded by the coding sequence GTGAGTCCAGTCAACAAGCAGCTGACCGCCAAGGGCGCCGCGACGCGGCAGCGCATCGTCGAAGGCGCGGCGCAGGAGATCCGGGAGCGCGGTGTCGCCGTCACGACGCTGGACGACATCCGGGCGCGGACCGGCACGAGCAAGAGCCAGCTCTTCCACTACTTCCCCGGCGGCAAGGAAGACCTGCTGCTGGAGGTGGCCCGGTACGAAGCGGATCAGGTCATCGCGGCCCAGCAGCCCCAGCTCGGCGGGCTGACGTCGTGGGCGGCGTGGCGGCGCTGGCGCGACACGGTCGTCTCGCACTACACCGAACGCGGCCAGCACTGCCCGCTCAACGTGCTCATCTCACAGCTGGGCCGCGCGACCCCCGGCGCGCAGAAGGTCGTCGGCGAGATGCTGGAGCAGTGGCGGCGGGAGATCGCGGCCGGCATCCGCCACCTGCAGGCCGCCGGCGAGGTCGCCGCGGACACCGACGCCGAACGCACCGCGGCCGCTCTGCTGGCCGGGATCCAGGGCGGCGTGGTGGTGATGCTCTCGACCGGCCGCATCGATCACCTCGAAGCGGCGCTCGACGTCGGGATCGAGAACCTGCGGGCGAGCGGGAACCGGTGA
- a CDS encoding SDR family NAD(P)-dependent oxidoreductase codes for MERLRDRRVLVTGAGSGIGRATTLRLLDEGARVVATDVKGLDDLPASAALETLAMDVADEAAVAAGVASALATLGGLDVLVNAAGILLASHTHETSLELWNRVLAVNLTGTFLVTRAALPALLASRKGVVVNFSSTSASFAHPYMAAYCASKGGIQAFTHSLALEYAKQGLRAVSVAPGSVKSGITDSAASWLPQDVDFTLFGRLLPILPTGLATEVGNPVARPEAVAGVVAMLASDDGEFITGTEIRVDGGTHT; via the coding sequence ATGGAACGCCTGCGCGATCGCCGGGTCCTGGTCACCGGCGCCGGTTCCGGCATCGGCCGGGCCACCACGCTCCGCCTGCTCGACGAGGGGGCGCGGGTCGTCGCCACCGACGTCAAGGGCCTCGACGACCTGCCCGCCTCGGCCGCGCTCGAGACGCTGGCGATGGACGTCGCGGACGAGGCCGCGGTGGCCGCCGGGGTGGCTTCCGCGCTGGCGACGTTGGGCGGCCTCGACGTGCTGGTGAACGCGGCCGGCATCCTGCTGGCGTCGCACACCCACGAGACTTCGCTGGAGCTGTGGAACCGGGTGCTGGCGGTGAACCTGACCGGCACGTTCCTGGTGACCCGCGCGGCCCTGCCGGCGCTGCTGGCTTCGCGGAAGGGCGTGGTGGTGAACTTCAGTTCCACGTCGGCTTCCTTCGCCCACCCGTACATGGCGGCGTACTGCGCGAGCAAGGGCGGGATCCAGGCGTTCACGCACTCGCTGGCGCTGGAGTACGCCAAGCAGGGCCTGCGCGCGGTGAGCGTCGCACCGGGCAGCGTGAAGAGCGGGATCACGGACTCGGCGGCGAGCTGGCTGCCCCAGGACGTCGACTTCACGCTGTTCGGGCGCCTGCTGCCGATCCTCCCGACGGGACTGGCCACGGAGGTCGGCAACCCGGTGGCCCGCCCCGAGGCGGTCGCGGGAGTGGTGGCGATGCTGGCCTCGGACGACGGCGAGTTCATCACGGGCACGGAAATCCGCGTGGACGGCGGCACGCACACCTAG
- a CDS encoding helix-turn-helix transcriptional regulator, with product MRETPGRLLRLLSLLQMHRDWSGTELAGRLGVTTRTIRRDVDRLRELGYPVHAAMGPIGGYRLGAGAELPPLLLDDDEAVAVVVGLHAGGVSGLEEASLRALTKVEQVLPSRLRHRVAALEASVLALPARGPVVAAAVLTAVSAAIRAAETLRFDYVNHDGRESRRAVEPHRLVTWGRRWYLVGWDTGRADWRTFRADRLTLRTPNGPRFTHREPPDGDLTAYLTRTMGREMWPLRARLKLHAPASELAGRVDGELTPIDAGTCRLELASDSYDVVAFVVGMLDVPFEVESPPELADRIAVLSSRYAAAAGGS from the coding sequence ATGCGCGAAACCCCCGGCCGGCTGCTCCGGCTGCTGTCGCTGCTCCAGATGCACCGCGACTGGTCCGGCACCGAGCTGGCCGGCCGCCTCGGCGTGACGACCCGCACGATCCGCCGCGACGTCGACCGCCTGCGCGAACTGGGCTACCCGGTGCACGCGGCGATGGGCCCGATCGGCGGCTACCGCCTCGGCGCCGGCGCGGAACTCCCGCCGTTGCTGCTCGACGACGACGAAGCGGTCGCGGTGGTGGTCGGCCTGCACGCCGGCGGCGTCTCGGGCTTGGAAGAGGCGTCGCTGCGGGCGCTGACGAAGGTCGAGCAGGTCTTGCCGTCCCGGCTGCGCCACCGCGTGGCGGCGCTGGAGGCGAGCGTGCTCGCGCTCCCGGCCCGCGGTCCCGTGGTCGCGGCGGCGGTGCTCACGGCGGTGTCGGCGGCGATCCGCGCGGCGGAAACGCTGCGCTTCGACTACGTGAACCACGACGGCCGCGAGTCCCGCCGCGCGGTCGAGCCGCACCGCCTGGTGACGTGGGGCCGCCGCTGGTACCTGGTCGGCTGGGACACCGGCCGCGCGGACTGGCGGACGTTCCGCGCGGACCGCCTGACCCTGCGCACGCCCAACGGCCCCCGCTTCACCCACCGCGAACCCCCGGACGGTGACCTCACGGCATACCTCACGCGCACGATGGGCCGGGAGATGTGGCCGCTGCGCGCCCGCCTGAAGCTCCACGCACCGGCGTCCGAGCTGGCCGGTCGGGTGGACGGCGAGCTGACCCCGATCGACGCGGGGACGTGCCGGCTCGAACTGGCTTCGGATTCGTACGACGTCGTGGCGTTCGTGGTGGGGATGCTCGACGTGCCGTTCGAGGTGGAGTCCCCACCGGAACTGGCCGACCGGATCGCGGTGCTTTCCTCGCGGTACGCGGCGGCGGCCGGCGGCAGCTGA
- a CDS encoding glutathione S-transferase family protein has translation MSDKGEYQRDLNYLPDRITADGRDGWPVEPDRYRLIVARACPWANRAVIVRRLLGLEPVLSMGIAGPVHDERSWSFDLDPGGRDPVLGIERLQEAFFKRDPDYPRGITVPAFVDVPTGQVVTNDFAQMTLDMSTEWTAYHRDGAPELYPEKLRDEIDDVAQKVFTDVNNAVYQCGFARSQEAYEHSYRKLFARLDWLSERLADRRYLVGDTITEADVRLFTTLVRFDAVYHGHFKCNRQKLTELPVLWAYTRDLFQTPGFGDTIDFPQIKEHYYVVHKNVNPTGIVPLGPDVSGWLTPHDREQLGGRPFGDGTPPGPPPVAERVPEL, from the coding sequence ATGAGCGACAAGGGCGAGTACCAGCGGGACCTGAACTACCTCCCGGACCGCATCACCGCCGATGGCCGCGACGGCTGGCCGGTCGAGCCGGACCGGTACCGGCTGATCGTCGCCCGCGCCTGCCCGTGGGCCAACCGAGCGGTGATCGTCCGGCGGCTGCTGGGCCTGGAACCCGTGCTGTCCATGGGCATCGCCGGGCCGGTGCACGACGAGCGCAGCTGGAGCTTCGACCTCGATCCCGGTGGCCGCGACCCGGTGCTCGGCATCGAGCGGCTGCAGGAGGCGTTCTTCAAGCGCGACCCGGACTACCCGCGCGGCATCACCGTGCCCGCGTTCGTCGACGTGCCGACCGGCCAGGTCGTCACCAACGACTTCGCGCAGATGACCCTCGACATGTCGACCGAGTGGACGGCGTACCACCGCGACGGCGCGCCCGAGCTGTACCCGGAGAAGCTGCGCGACGAGATCGACGACGTCGCGCAGAAGGTGTTCACCGACGTCAACAACGCGGTCTACCAGTGCGGCTTCGCCCGGTCCCAGGAGGCGTACGAGCACTCCTACCGCAAGCTGTTCGCCCGGCTGGACTGGCTGTCGGAGCGCCTCGCCGACCGGCGCTACCTCGTCGGCGACACGATCACCGAAGCCGACGTCCGGCTGTTCACCACACTCGTCCGCTTCGACGCGGTCTACCACGGCCACTTCAAGTGCAACCGGCAGAAGCTCACCGAGCTGCCGGTGCTGTGGGCCTACACGCGCGACCTCTTCCAGACGCCCGGGTTCGGCGACACGATCGACTTCCCGCAGATCAAGGAGCACTACTACGTGGTGCACAAGAACGTGAACCCGACCGGGATCGTCCCGCTCGGCCCGGACGTCTCGGGCTGGCTCACCCCGCACGACCGCGAACAGCTCGGCGGCCGCCCGTTCGGTGACGGCACCCCGCCGGGCCCGCCACCGGTGGCCGAAAGGGTGCCCGAGCTGTAG
- a CDS encoding MarR family winged helix-turn-helix transcriptional regulator — protein sequence MGDLSALDTGEAAFWRSLIRVTTVLPRALEDQFLPETGLTISDYGVLVALSEAPDRLLRISALAAATALSLSRISRVVDDLTRRGLVEKRRCEEDGRASNAVLTDAGLARLEAAYPSHLARVRASVFDHLSAEDIRTAGPVLARLAAALDAAPPTDEC from the coding sequence ATGGGTGATCTGTCCGCGCTCGACACCGGGGAAGCCGCGTTCTGGCGGTCGCTGATCCGCGTCACGACCGTGCTGCCGCGCGCATTGGAAGACCAGTTCCTGCCGGAGACCGGCCTCACGATCAGCGACTACGGCGTGCTCGTCGCGCTGTCCGAAGCACCGGATCGCCTGCTCCGCATCTCCGCGCTGGCGGCGGCGACGGCGTTGTCGCTCAGCCGGATCAGCCGGGTGGTCGACGACCTGACCCGCCGCGGGCTGGTCGAGAAGCGGCGCTGCGAGGAAGACGGGCGCGCGTCCAACGCCGTGCTGACCGACGCCGGATTGGCCAGACTGGAGGCGGCCTACCCGAGCCACCTGGCCCGCGTCCGGGCTTCGGTGTTCGACCACCTGAGCGCCGAAGACATCCGGACCGCCGGGCCGGTGCTGGCCCGGCTGGCCGCGGCGCTCGACGCCGCTCCCCCGACCGACGAGTGCTGA